One genomic region from Sphingobacterium multivorum encodes:
- a CDS encoding sugar-binding domain-containing protein: MYRYIIVFVILFQSYTAWADGLNQLDLAGEWKVRLDPEDVGIEQGWAGKSFETSIKLPGTTDDAGLGALNTLTPALAKPQLSHLTRAHRYVGAAWYTRELSIPAGWAGKEMILTLERVLWESMIWIDGVAVVQKQRSLVSPHEFDLSSLLKAGKKHRLTIRVDNRKKLPISVDDMAHAYTDHTQIIWNGILGKIAIQAYDAVRLKSVYASPNLAKKEINLQINLRNKLAKGVVGKLKIAVKDNMGSLPPVEKTIQLSRGDSTINLSYLLGDRLKLWSEFSPHLYDIGVELKAADAVSTLRTSIGMRELSTDGTMLKVNGEPLFLRGTLECSIFPLTGHPPMDKAGWRKVFRTAREWGLNHLRFHSWCPPEAAFAVADELGFYLQIELPIWENNIGKDEGVMNFLYEEADRIIETYGNHPSFCFWSMGNELSGDFNALNALVKHLKEKDRRHLYTATSFTFQQGHGVKEEPYDDYLITQWTARGWVRGQGIFNSEAPTFNKNYSNALEGISIPVVTHEIGQYAVYPNLAEIKKYQGVLKPLNFISVAEDLKQKGLLHKAKAYTMSSGKLAAILYKEEMERALKTPGISGYQLLDLHDFPGQGTALVGLLDAFWDSKDILPAAEFRQFSAPVVPLLQFAKAVYTNNETFEASIDVSNYGQAVLKNQGISWFLKDGGKIIAQGHFQSTIEKGHQGHVGHFEVPLQAIGRAKKLTIQLKLEGTSYENHWNIWVYPQQVAVDFGEVSYTRELAEAMRLLKEGKKVLLNPDWKKIDGIEGKFVPVFWSPVHFPKQAGTMGLLCDPKHPVFADFPTDNHTDWQWWDLQIKSTTLITDQIKGGNAVVELIDNFANNRRLASLFEGTVGAGKLMIASFDLEADLANRPVAKQLLGSILTYMNSTKFRPKVIENPAMLSQVLRYKEAQEKSEPKAIY; encoded by the coding sequence ATGTATCGCTATATCATAGTATTCGTCATTCTATTTCAAAGTTACACGGCCTGGGCAGATGGACTAAATCAGCTTGACCTTGCAGGTGAGTGGAAAGTTCGGCTTGATCCCGAAGATGTCGGTATTGAGCAGGGCTGGGCTGGTAAATCGTTCGAAACATCGATCAAATTACCAGGAACAACAGATGATGCGGGTTTAGGAGCCTTAAATACGTTGACACCTGCTCTTGCCAAACCTCAACTTTCGCATTTAACGCGAGCACATCGTTATGTGGGAGCAGCATGGTATACACGGGAACTTTCAATTCCGGCAGGTTGGGCTGGTAAGGAGATGATCTTAACCCTCGAGCGTGTTCTTTGGGAGTCCATGATTTGGATCGACGGGGTAGCAGTGGTCCAAAAGCAACGTAGCCTTGTCAGTCCGCATGAGTTTGACTTAAGCTCACTTCTGAAAGCTGGGAAGAAACATCGGTTGACAATTCGCGTAGATAACAGAAAAAAACTCCCCATCAGCGTTGATGATATGGCGCATGCTTATACCGATCACACCCAAATTATTTGGAATGGTATTCTTGGAAAGATTGCTATTCAGGCCTATGATGCGGTGCGTCTGAAGTCGGTGTATGCTAGCCCTAATCTAGCGAAGAAGGAAATCAATCTGCAGATCAATCTCCGAAACAAACTAGCAAAGGGCGTTGTGGGTAAACTGAAAATAGCGGTAAAAGACAACATGGGTTCCCTACCACCAGTTGAAAAAACTATTCAGCTCTCGCGGGGGGATTCAACGATCAACCTAAGCTACCTTCTTGGGGATAGACTGAAACTTTGGAGCGAATTTTCGCCGCATTTGTACGACATCGGTGTGGAGTTGAAAGCTGCAGATGCCGTATCAACATTGCGTACCTCAATAGGTATGCGTGAGCTTTCTACTGATGGGACAATGCTAAAAGTCAATGGTGAGCCTTTATTTTTGAGAGGAACATTAGAATGCAGTATTTTCCCGTTAACAGGACATCCGCCAATGGATAAGGCCGGTTGGCGGAAAGTCTTTCGGACAGCGCGCGAATGGGGACTAAATCATCTGCGGTTTCATTCATGGTGTCCTCCGGAGGCGGCCTTTGCTGTTGCCGACGAATTGGGTTTCTATCTTCAGATTGAGTTGCCGATCTGGGAGAATAATATTGGTAAAGATGAGGGCGTGATGAATTTTCTATATGAAGAGGCCGATCGAATAATAGAGACCTATGGAAATCATCCATCCTTTTGCTTTTGGAGTATGGGGAATGAATTGAGTGGTGATTTCAACGCGCTGAATGCTTTAGTAAAACACCTAAAGGAGAAAGACAGACGGCATCTTTATACGGCAACTTCTTTTACATTCCAGCAAGGGCATGGTGTGAAGGAAGAACCCTATGATGATTATCTGATCACCCAGTGGACAGCCAGGGGCTGGGTGCGGGGACAAGGTATATTTAATAGTGAAGCACCTACCTTTAATAAAAATTATAGCAATGCTTTGGAAGGAATTTCGATTCCGGTCGTGACGCATGAAATTGGACAATATGCTGTCTATCCCAATCTCGCCGAAATCAAAAAATATCAAGGTGTTCTAAAACCGCTAAACTTCATTTCTGTAGCAGAAGATCTGAAACAAAAGGGATTATTACATAAGGCCAAAGCATATACGATGTCCTCAGGAAAATTGGCTGCTATTCTATATAAGGAGGAGATGGAAAGAGCATTGAAGACACCCGGTATCAGCGGTTATCAGCTCCTTGATCTTCATGATTTCCCAGGTCAGGGAACGGCGCTGGTAGGATTATTAGATGCTTTTTGGGACAGTAAAGATATACTTCCTGCGGCCGAATTTCGACAATTTAGCGCTCCTGTAGTGCCTTTGCTCCAGTTTGCGAAAGCTGTATATACCAACAATGAAACGTTCGAAGCTTCTATCGATGTGAGTAATTATGGTCAGGCGGTTTTGAAGAATCAGGGGATTAGCTGGTTCCTGAAGGATGGGGGAAAAATAATCGCACAAGGACATTTTCAGTCGACCATTGAAAAGGGGCATCAAGGCCATGTGGGACATTTTGAGGTACCATTACAAGCAATTGGACGGGCGAAGAAATTGACAATTCAACTTAAACTGGAAGGTACATCCTATGAAAATCATTGGAATATTTGGGTATACCCTCAACAGGTCGCAGTTGATTTTGGGGAAGTGAGCTATACGCGCGAACTGGCGGAAGCAATGCGCTTACTGAAAGAAGGGAAAAAGGTGCTTTTAAATCCCGATTGGAAGAAAATAGACGGCATTGAAGGAAAGTTCGTTCCTGTTTTTTGGAGCCCAGTACATTTTCCAAAACAGGCCGGTACCATGGGCCTACTTTGTGACCCTAAACACCCTGTATTTGCCGATTTCCCAACAGATAATCACACAGACTGGCAATGGTGGGATCTCCAAATTAAATCGACTACGCTAATTACGGATCAGATCAAAGGCGGGAATGCAGTTGTAGAGCTCATTGATAACTTTGCTAATAATAGGAGATTAGCCTCTCTTTTTGAAGGG
- a CDS encoding DUF5107 domain-containing protein: protein MTELTRYLIKSTVDQKGIVKAWEEQVAIPTYEIGTMEKNPIFAEKRVYQGSSGVVYPYPIIEKISDQKRNKIYQALFLENEYIKVMILPALGGRVHMAYDKVRERHFVYYNEVIKPALVGLTGPWISGGIEFNWPQHHRPTTFMPTEHLIEYNSDGSITVWCNEIERMFRMKAMQGFTLHPDKAYLEIKVQVYNRTALPQTFLWWANPAVVVNDDYFSVFPPDVNAVFDHGKREVSSFPIARGTYYKYDYSAGVDIAQYKNIPVPTSYMAIQSKYNFVGGYEAGATNAGMLHVADHHISPGKKQWTWGNGDFGVAWDRNLTDENGPYIELMAGVYTDNQPDFAWLQPYEVKSWSQYFMPYAEVGQVKNATKDVVLNMEVREQTAHIVLYTTGTYEGIRILLRNTAGKIYLDEQADCSPRNIYTQSVAGLDGDPTELLLTVYDKNNHEILVYQQEQAKDAKDMPKPAQAALLPEDIRSIEELFLTGQHLEQYRHATYNPLDYYKEALRREPNDIRCNNAMGAFLLRSGKINASIPYFETAIARATERNPNPYDGEPYYNLGVALQLSGDLNGAYAAFYKATWNAAWKDSGYFGLAQIDAKRGDWKAALEKIDHSLSRNWYHHKGRQLKASILRKLGAKDAALAFIQESMELDPFNMGCRFEWYLLNKEESIFSPILDLARVNIHSVIEYALDFAHAGLYEEASLLLEKNIEDVTLVYPMVYYTLGYFATQLGLHDRAKTYCDRAILMDPTYCFPNRLEEIAILRHAIGLNDADAKASYYLGNLWYGKRQHQDAADCWEHAIQLDGQFPTVFRNLALAYYNRIGKKKDAVTLLERAFSLDETDARLLMELHQLYKKEGRPYKERLALLDRYPDLVTLRDDLFLERITLFNLLGEYERAKTLLASRQFKPWEGGEGKVSRQYTISQLELAKKSILQSELQQALSLLEAIDYYPHNLGEGKLITMEENDIHYYKGLVYRLLGREEEAKVYFYKATEGADEPQQALFYNDPQPDKIFYQGLAWHELGDPGRAEQRFQCLIDHGKLYIDKPFKIDYFAVSLPDMDIWEENLDDKNKIHCLYVMGLGYLGNGDRALAMDYLSQVQQLDPNHQGSQAIMHSFLSETSLKK from the coding sequence ATGACAGAATTAACTCGTTATCTTATAAAATCAACAGTAGACCAGAAAGGGATTGTAAAAGCATGGGAGGAGCAGGTTGCTATTCCAACATACGAGATTGGAACAATGGAGAAAAATCCCATATTTGCTGAAAAACGCGTATATCAAGGTAGCTCAGGGGTAGTATATCCTTATCCGATCATAGAGAAAATTAGCGATCAGAAGCGAAATAAGATCTATCAAGCGCTATTTCTTGAAAATGAATATATCAAGGTGATGATTCTTCCAGCCTTAGGTGGGCGGGTTCATATGGCTTATGATAAAGTCCGAGAACGACATTTTGTTTATTATAATGAAGTGATCAAGCCGGCTTTGGTAGGGCTTACTGGCCCTTGGATTTCGGGAGGGATTGAATTTAATTGGCCACAGCATCATCGACCGACTACTTTTATGCCAACAGAGCATTTAATCGAATACAACAGCGATGGAAGCATTACGGTTTGGTGCAACGAAATCGAACGTATGTTTCGGATGAAGGCCATGCAGGGATTTACATTGCATCCCGACAAAGCATATCTAGAAATAAAGGTTCAGGTGTATAATCGGACAGCATTGCCACAAACCTTTCTGTGGTGGGCCAATCCGGCTGTTGTTGTGAATGATGACTATTTTTCCGTCTTCCCTCCCGACGTCAATGCCGTTTTTGATCATGGAAAGCGAGAGGTTTCCTCTTTCCCAATTGCTCGGGGGACTTACTACAAGTACGATTACTCAGCTGGTGTTGATATAGCACAATACAAGAATATTCCTGTTCCGACCTCCTATATGGCCATTCAATCGAAATACAATTTCGTTGGCGGCTATGAGGCCGGTGCGACCAATGCGGGGATGTTGCATGTGGCCGATCATCACATTTCACCCGGGAAAAAACAGTGGACCTGGGGAAATGGTGATTTTGGTGTCGCCTGGGATAGAAACTTGACCGATGAAAATGGACCGTATATTGAATTGATGGCCGGTGTATATACCGATAATCAGCCTGATTTTGCTTGGTTACAACCTTATGAAGTGAAATCCTGGTCTCAGTATTTTATGCCTTACGCAGAGGTCGGACAGGTGAAAAATGCAACAAAAGATGTGGTGCTCAATATGGAGGTTAGGGAGCAGACAGCTCACATTGTCTTATATACAACGGGGACGTATGAAGGTATACGTATTTTGTTACGCAATACGGCAGGTAAAATCTATTTGGACGAGCAAGCGGACTGTTCTCCTCGGAATATTTATACCCAAAGTGTTGCTGGATTGGACGGTGATCCAACCGAACTCCTATTGACTGTGTATGATAAAAATAACCATGAAATATTGGTCTACCAGCAAGAGCAGGCAAAGGATGCTAAAGATATGCCCAAACCAGCACAGGCAGCATTGCTACCCGAAGATATTCGTTCCATCGAAGAATTGTTTTTGACGGGACAGCATTTGGAACAGTACCGACATGCAACTTATAATCCATTGGATTATTATAAGGAAGCGCTGCGACGTGAACCGAACGATATCCGATGTAATAATGCAATGGGTGCTTTCTTGTTGCGAAGCGGTAAGATCAATGCGTCGATTCCTTATTTTGAGACCGCTATCGCACGCGCTACGGAGCGTAATCCCAATCCTTATGATGGAGAACCTTATTACAACCTAGGTGTAGCTCTGCAACTATCTGGGGATTTGAATGGAGCTTATGCAGCTTTCTACAAAGCAACCTGGAATGCCGCCTGGAAGGATTCTGGCTATTTTGGTTTGGCACAAATTGATGCGAAGAGAGGCGATTGGAAAGCTGCTTTGGAAAAAATAGATCACTCATTGAGCCGAAACTGGTATCACCACAAAGGACGACAGCTGAAGGCCTCTATTTTAAGAAAACTTGGGGCAAAAGATGCCGCTTTAGCATTTATTCAGGAATCAATGGAATTGGATCCCTTTAATATGGGCTGTCGATTCGAATGGTACCTGTTAAATAAAGAAGAATCCATTTTTTCTCCTATTCTCGATTTAGCGCGGGTTAATATTCATAGTGTGATAGAGTACGCATTGGATTTTGCGCATGCCGGTCTGTATGAAGAGGCATCGTTACTGCTGGAAAAAAACATTGAAGATGTAACCTTAGTTTACCCTATGGTATATTATACGTTAGGTTATTTTGCGACCCAGTTAGGCTTGCATGACAGGGCAAAAACTTACTGTGACCGAGCCATCCTCATGGATCCTACCTATTGTTTCCCAAATCGTTTGGAAGAGATTGCAATTCTCCGACATGCCATCGGTTTAAATGATGCTGACGCAAAGGCCTCGTATTATTTGGGCAATCTTTGGTATGGAAAAAGACAGCATCAGGATGCGGCAGACTGTTGGGAGCATGCGATCCAGTTGGATGGACAGTTTCCTACCGTTTTTCGCAATCTGGCCTTAGCTTATTATAATCGGATAGGCAAGAAGAAAGATGCCGTGACTTTATTGGAGCGGGCATTTTCATTGGATGAAACTGATGCACGTTTACTCATGGAGCTTCATCAGCTCTACAAGAAGGAGGGCCGTCCTTACAAAGAGAGGTTGGCGTTACTCGATCGATATCCGGATTTGGTGACGCTTAGAGATGATCTATTCTTGGAGCGGATCACCCTGTTTAATCTGTTGGGCGAATACGAGCGCGCGAAAACGTTGCTTGCTTCGCGGCAGTTTAAGCCCTGGGAAGGAGGAGAAGGAAAGGTCTCTCGTCAGTACACGATATCTCAGCTGGAATTGGCCAAAAAATCGATACTGCAGAGTGAACTGCAGCAGGCGCTTTCCTTGCTAGAGGCAATTGATTATTACCCACATAATCTTGGTGAAGGTAAGCTGATTACCATGGAGGAAAACGACATTCACTATTATAAAGGGCTTGTCTATCGTTTATTGGGTCGGGAAGAAGAAGCTAAGGTTTATTTCTATAAAGCAACAGAGGGTGCTGATGAACCCCAGCAAGCCCTTTTCTATAATGATCCACAACCAGATAAGATATTCTATCAGGGTTTAGCCTGGCATGAGCTTGGTGATCCAGGGCGAGCTGAACAACGCTTTCAATGCTTAATAGATCATGGAAAGTTATATATTGACAAGCCTTTTAAAATAGATTATTTTGCAGTTTCCTTACCTGATATGGATATTTGGGAGGAAAATCTGGATGATAAGAATAAAATACATTGTCTGTATGTCATGGGATTGGGGTATTTGGGGAATGGGGATCGTGCTCTGGCAATGGATTATTTATCGCAAGTTCAGCAGTTGGATCCCAATCACCAAGGGAGCCAGGCTATCATGCATTCTTTCTTAAGTGAAACTTCTTTAAAGAAATAA
- a CDS encoding sugar porter family MFS transporter yields the protein MQKTATTYLLLITFVAAIGGFLFGYDWVVIGGAKPFYEAYFHLESDPALQGWAMSSAIVGSFVGVLLSGGLADRYGRKPLIYTAAILFIMSAVGTGMASELDTFIIYRILGGIGIGVASNLAPMYIAEIAPAESRGKFVSINQLTIVLGILAAQVVNWLIAKPVLAGESMLETWNAQEGWRWMFWAGAIPAVIFLLLLFLIPESPRWLYTKGKHEQAKRVFLRMGGDEYAAENIRSIAEAAELSQAKSRKRNLFQGKLLRLLLLGSFIAVFQQWCGINVIFNYAQEIFTAAGYTVSGMLFNIIITGVINVIFTFIGMYLVDRIGRRALMLFGSAGLFVIYIALGACYYFNCSGIFVLLLVLAGIAVYAMTLAPVTWVIIAEIFPTAVRAQAMAIATSLLWIACFVLTYTFPLLNQNLGAAGTFWLYGGVCFIGCLFLWSRLKETKGKSLEEIEQELEG from the coding sequence ATGCAAAAGACTGCGACGACCTATCTGCTATTGATCACTTTTGTGGCCGCTATTGGTGGATTTCTATTTGGATATGATTGGGTAGTTATTGGTGGTGCAAAGCCATTTTATGAGGCTTATTTTCATTTGGAATCCGATCCTGCCTTGCAGGGGTGGGCCATGTCTTCGGCGATTGTGGGGAGCTTTGTTGGTGTACTGCTCTCGGGGGGATTGGCCGATCGCTATGGCAGAAAACCGCTGATTTATACTGCTGCAATTTTATTTATAATGTCTGCAGTGGGAACCGGTATGGCGTCCGAACTGGACACTTTTATTATCTATCGGATTTTGGGCGGGATAGGTATCGGTGTAGCCTCCAATTTGGCACCGATGTATATCGCAGAGATCGCCCCCGCAGAAAGTCGAGGGAAATTTGTATCGATCAATCAATTGACCATTGTACTGGGCATCCTTGCAGCACAAGTGGTCAATTGGCTCATTGCAAAGCCGGTTTTAGCCGGAGAATCTATGCTAGAAACCTGGAATGCGCAAGAGGGGTGGAGATGGATGTTTTGGGCCGGAGCGATCCCGGCGGTCATTTTTTTATTGCTACTTTTCCTGATTCCTGAAAGTCCGCGCTGGTTATATACAAAAGGGAAGCACGAACAGGCAAAACGTGTATTTTTACGCATGGGTGGAGATGAGTATGCAGCAGAAAATATACGTTCTATTGCCGAGGCGGCTGAACTAAGTCAGGCTAAATCCCGAAAGAGAAATTTATTTCAGGGGAAGCTGCTACGGTTGTTGTTGCTAGGAAGCTTTATTGCGGTTTTTCAGCAATGGTGTGGGATTAATGTTATTTTTAATTATGCCCAGGAAATCTTTACAGCTGCTGGATATACGGTTTCTGGGATGCTTTTCAATATTATTATCACTGGCGTGATCAATGTCATTTTTACATTCATTGGCATGTACCTGGTTGATCGAATTGGTCGTCGCGCATTGATGCTTTTCGGATCAGCAGGCCTTTTTGTGATTTATATTGCCTTAGGAGCATGTTATTATTTCAATTGCAGCGGCATTTTTGTGCTTCTCCTTGTACTGGCCGGAATTGCGGTGTATGCGATGACCTTGGCTCCTGTAACTTGGGTAATTATCGCCGAAATATTCCCTACCGCTGTAAGGGCGCAGGCCATGGCGATTGCAACATCGTTATTATGGATTGCATGTTTTGTGCTCACCTATACGTTTCCTTTACTGAATCAAAACCTGGGTGCAGCTGGTACATTCTGGCTGTATGGTGGAGTCTGTTTTATCGGTTGTCTGTTTCTATGGAGCCGATTGAAAGAGACCAAAGGAAAAAGCTTAGAAGAAATTGAACAAGAACTGGAAGGATAA